A genome region from Lucilia cuprina isolate Lc7/37 chromosome 3, ASM2204524v1, whole genome shotgun sequence includes the following:
- the LOC111681254 gene encoding beta-chimaerin, translating into MSKINEPSSPVQKVWKPELYKIQMEAPTPKPLHCHKLLVNSCEQDEKIPNFYGTEYHGRMGHLQAEEILKNKPDGTFLLRRSPSAQDYYTLSLRFNCKTKHFKIYYKTGKGHYLQEQSTHFDTIHDLVADGLVKFYVQLHAASILQEINQPNGNCYQQSPYMTLNRRKLRALSNDLRKSLIKQTNCSVKDDDNLPSSENANITNELDGCSQSAPVAKDNTEDAILPLVYEKAHAFKVHTFKGLNWCEVCANFLWGFTAQGVKCEDCGIIAHNKCSELVPAKCLPDLKRIRGVFGTDLTIVAQLYQCSIPFVVRRCVEEVEARGMLQEGIYRVSGFADEIDALKLALDSDGEKTNMSESAYGNINVIAGTLKLYLRLLPVPLITFQAYPNFMEAARNNNQDEQIKQMKDAVKNLPLAHYNCLKFMMEHLKRVASHYAVNKMNEHNLATVFAPTLIATPQHLTNLTEEIFMLSSLIMNCSLIFN; encoded by the exons ATGTCGAAAATAAACGAACCCAGCTCACCAGTGCAGAAGGTATGGAAACCAgaattgtataaaatacaaatggAAGCACCAACACCCAAACCACTACACTGCCACAAGCTTCTGGTGAACTCTTGTGAACAAGACGAAAAAATACCCAATTTTTACGGTACGGAATATCATGGACGTATGGGTCATTTACAGGctgaagaaatattaaaaaataaaccagaTGGTACATTTTTGTTGCGCCGTAGTCCCAGCGCTCAAGATTATTACACTTTGAGTTTACGTTTCAATTGTaagacaaaacattttaaaatttactataaaactgGCAAGGGACATTATTTGCAAGAGCAATCAACACATTTCGATACCATACACGACTTGGTCGCTGACGGTTTGGTAAAGTTCTATGTACAATTGCATGCCGCCTCAATTCTGCAGGAGATAAATCAACCAAATGGTAATTGTTATCAACAAAGTCCCTATATGACTTTAAATCGCAGAAAACTAAGAGCACTTTCAAATGATTTACGCAAATCTTTGATAAAGCAAACAAATTGCTCGGTTAAAGATGATGATAATTTGCCGTCATCTGAAAACGCTAATATAACAAATGAGTTAGATGGTTGTTCACAGAGTGCTCCCGTAGCCAAGGACAATACGGAGGATGCCATTTTACCGCTTGTTTATGAAAAAGCTCATGCTTTCAAGGTGCATACTTTCAAAGGTCTTAACTGGTGTGAGGTGTGTGCCAATTTCCTGTGGGGCTTCACAGCACAAGGTGTTAAATGTGAAGATTGTGGCATAATAGCCCATAATAAATGTTCCGAGTTAGTGCCAGCTAAATGTTTACCCGATCTAAAACGTATACGCGGCGTTTTTGGCACTGATTTAACAATAGTTGCTCAACTCTATCAATGTTCAATTCCATTTGTAGTTCGTCGCTGTGTGGAGGAAGTGGAAGCTCGTGGCATGCTTCAGGAGGGCATATATAGAGTTTCCGGCTTTGCTGACGAAATCGATGCTCTGAAGTTGGCACTCGACAGTGATGGCGAAAAAACGAATATGTCTGAATCGGCCTATGGAAATATTAATGTTATAGCAGGGACCCTTAAATTGTATTTACGTTTGTTACCTGTACCATTGATTACTTTCCAGGCATACCCGAATTTTATGGAAGCAGCAC gTAATAATAATCAAGatgaacaaattaaacaaatgaaagATGCTGTCAAGAATCTCCCTTTAGCACATTataattgtttgaaatttatgaTGGAACATTTAAAAAG AGTCGCCTCACATTATGCCGTCAATAAAATGAATGAACATAATTTGGCCACAGTTTTTGCCCCCACTTTAATAGCCACGCCACAACATCTTACCAATTTAACCGAGGAAATATTTATGCTTTCTTCATTAATAATGAATTGTTCACTTATTTTTAactga